ATTACGCTTTTTGGATTTATGACCATTACTTGGAACGGCATCTGCAATGCAATTTTTATCAGTGTTCGGATTATCAGTCTGATTCTTTTCAGCTCTGTTTTGACGTTCACAACTTCTCCTACAGAACTGACGGACGCTTTGGAACGCATTTTAAAGCCGCTTAAAGTGTTTCATGTAAAGGTACATGAAATTGCCATGATGATGACGATTGCGCTGCGCTTTGTTCCAACTTTGCTGGAAGAAACGGATAAAATTATGTCTGCACAGAAGGCACGCGGTGCCGATATGGAATCGGGGGGGCTTATGCAGCGGATTAAGGCGCTGATTCCGGTGTTGATTCCCCTTTTTGTCAGCTCGTTCCGTCGCGCCTATGACCTTGCCATGGCAATGGAGTGCCGCTGCTATCACGGCGGTGAAGGCCGCACCAAGATGAAGGTGCTGCATATGGGTGGCCGTGATGTCGTAGCTTGTATCTGCGCTGCATTTGTGCTTACGGCTATTTTGTTTCTGAATGGCATCATGCCGGTACAGCTGTAACCTTTTTGGGTTCGTTTATTTTTAATTCATATTTTAGGAATATAATATCTCTTTATGTTTATGAAAATAGATTGCTGATTTTTAGGGAAGGGAGCACTTTTATGCGGAATTTACTCCTGAGAATCTGCTTTGATGGAGCAAAATATCATGGCTGGCAGATTCAGGAGAATGCGATAACGGTACAGGAAGTGTTCCAAAAAGCTTTGGAAGATGTCCTTCATGAAACGCCGGAATTAAAAGGATGCTCCCGAACAGATTCCGGTGTGCATGCAAACGAGTTTTGCATTTCTCTCAAAACGGAGCGCAAAATTCCAGCACAGCGTTTGCCGTTTGCATTGAATCATTTTTTGCCGGAGGATGTGGCAGTACTTTCCTGCGAGGAAGTTCCGAAAAGTTTTCATGCAAGGTATTCCTGCAAAGGAAAAGAATATATTTATAGAATATGGACCTCTCCTGTTCGCAATCCGTTTCTTAGGGGACGGGCACTTCATTACTGGTACCCGCTCGACGAGCAGAAAATGCAGGAAGCCGCAGAATACTTTTTAGGGTCGCATGATTTTACTTCTTTTTGTACGCTGGATCAGCGAGAAATGGGAGATTTTGTCCGTACAGTGACGACTGCAAAAATTGAGCGAAAAGAGAATTTCTTAACTTTTACAGTAGCTGCTGATGGATTTTTGTATCATATGGTTCGAATTATGGTTGGAACGCTGCTCATGGTGGGAGAAGGGAAACTTTCGCCGGAGTCGGTGGAAAGAATTTTAAAAGCAAAGGATCGCTCAGCGGCAGGACCTACTGCGCCGTCGCAGGGGCTTTATTTGAATCGGGTATTTTATGATGAGAAGGAAGTGATGGGATGAAGCTGTTTTCGTCCAAGCAGACAAAGGATGATTCGGAATCGTCCTCTGTTGATGAACGTGCGCTAAATGCAAAAGATAAAGAATTAAAAGCAAAAGAACGGCTTCCCCATGTGCCAAAGTGGGCATATCGTGTGATTGTGATTTTGATGATTACGGTTGTGGGATTAGGAATTTGGATGAATCGTGATAATCTTTCTCCACAGAATATAGGAGACTGGGTACAGACACAGTTTTTAGGAATGGGAGTCGGAGAAGGATATCCGCTGAACCTCAATGGGGACGAAGTGGAAGCCCAAAATTTTTGTGTGTCAGATGGCCGCCTGCTTTTAACGGGGAATACGACGATTCTTTCCCTTAATAGCAGTGCAAAACAAATTTTCAGCCGAAAACATGGCTTTTCTAATCCAGTGATGCTTGCAAAGGGACAAAAGGTTTTAGTTTATAATCAGGGAGGAAAAGGATATCGGATAGAAAATCAGATTAAGACGCTGGTTTCTGACAACGCTTCTCAAAATATTGTAACAGCAGCCCTTGCTTCGAATGGAGCTTATGCGCTGATTTTGGAAGACTCCGGGTATTGCGGCAAATTAACCGCTTATACCAAAGATAATAAAGAAGCTTACAATTATTGGTTTTCCGATGCTTATCCTACAGCAATTGCACTTAATGAGGAGGGAAACCGTGCAGTGGTCACAGCGGTCACTGTAAATAATGGAGTTTTGCAGAGTAGCTTTTATTTGCTCGATTTTAATAGTACTGATCCTGTTACTCCTGTAGGGACTTATCCCAATACGGTGTTTACAAAAGTTTCCTATCAAAACGGCAGTATTACTGCAGTTGGAGATACTCGTACGGTTGTTATGTCTGAAAAAGGAAAAGAGATTGCTAACTATGATTACCAGGGCGCAAAATTGGTTTGCGCTGCACTTGATCAGAATCGGGCGGCACTTTGTCTTTCTTCTTTCGAAAATGCTTCAGCGGTCAAACTTGTAACGCTTTCAAACCAAGGAACCCAAGAGAGCAGCATTGATGTTGATTCTCGCGTGACGGCAGTTTCCCTTTATGGTGATACAATGGCCGCTCTTTTGGATGGACAGGTTTGTGCCTATTCTGTATCCAGAGGGACACAGACAGGCTCCTGTGATATAAAGAGCGATATGCGTACAATTGCGCTTAGTTCTGAAAAACAAGTCTATTTATTGGGCGTTTCCGAAGTGAGTTGTGCGACGTTTCAGGCTTCAACAGCTTCTTCCGGCGTTTCCTAAGGTTTCGAACCAAGAAAGGAGATCGATTTTTTGACGGTATTTGATGGAATTATGCTGATTCTTTTCCTTTTATTCGCAATAACAGGAATCCGGCAAGGCTTTTTGCATTCAGTTTCCGGTTTGGTCAGCATATTGTTGGCGTCACTTTTGGCTCCTTCCGTTGGTTCTATGGCAATGGTATGGATCGGAGACCAGCCGGCAGCTTCTCCAGAGGATATGATGATTCACCACATGGTGGTAATTGGAATCTCATTTTTGGTACTGCTGATTATTGGGAGTGCCGTGATGCGGATTTTAACAGCACTTGTTCATCTCCCGGGGCTGAAGCTTCTAAATCGGATTTTAGGCGGTGTTTTTGGTGCGCTGCAAGGCGGCGTGTTGATCCTTTTGATTTGCGCGTTGGCAAATTTTTGGATCCCAGAAGCAGAAAAACAAATTCCGCAATTTCGGTCTGAAATGGTTACCCAATCTTCTGTTTATCAGTTTGTAGAGGAGAAAAATCCATTTTTATTGATTTACCAAAATGCGATGGAATGGCAGAAAGAGATGAGAGAGAAAATATGACATACCATAATAAAAATCTGAATATTCCAAATGCTTTAACAGTCCTGCGAATGATTTTGATTATTCCGTTTGTTATTTTTTATGTGAACAAACAGTATATTCCAGCGGTCGTGGTTTTGATCATTTCCGGTATTACGGATGCATTAGATGGCTTTGTAGCGCGCCATTTTAACCAATTTACAGAGCTTGGGAAAATGCTGGATCCTCTTTCGGATAAACTGACGCAAGGTTCGGTTGCCCTTTGCCTTGCAATTCAGTATCCAATTTTGTTACCTTTCTTTCTGGTTTTTATTATCAAGGAAGTTGGTATGGTAATTGCGGCACTGGTTCTGATCAAAAAGAGAAAAAAACCCTGTGGTTCCAAATGGTACGGAAAAATTGCTACCATTCTGTTTTACATCTCTTTTGTCACCATTGTGGCTATGCGAATTTGGAATATTGATAATATGACGCTTACAGTCGTTTTGCTCAGCATTACGGCATTCTTTATGATTTATGCATTGATTCGCTATTTTGTTATTTTCCTTTCGATCCTTAGAAGCGATGATCCGGAAAACCATTTGGATATCAATGAGGTAATGGATAAACAGATCACATCAGACCGAAAAGATTAAAAAAGTTTACATTTGATTTGAAAAGAATACGAAATATTCAAAATTTATTGATATTTCGGCGTCCATGAGGGATTATAATAAATTAACTGCTGAGAGGAGTGGTGAATAAGTATGTTATGTTCTAGATGCCATAAGCGGCCGGCAGTGGTCTTTGTTTCACAGTCAGCGGATTCCAATGATACGCAGGGACTGTGCCTGGTTTGTGCGAAAGAACTTGGAATCAAACAGGTTGATGACCTGATGAATAAGATGGGAATTACCGAGGAACAGATGGAAGCAATGGAAAACGAATGGGGTGCACTCATGAATCCCGAAGATACCGATGGAGAAGACGGTGACGATTCGTTTACGCCGGGCGGTGCAGCAACCTTCCCGAATTTTCTGCAAAATGTTTTTCACGCGGGTTCATCCGGAAGTCAGGACGATTCATCTTCTAATGGGAACGGTGCCAGAACGGGACAAAAGGAGAAAAGGGAAAAGCCAAAGAGTAAGCGGAAGTACCTGAATGCCTATTGTACTGATTTGAACGCTAAAGCACGGGCAAACCAAATTGATGCAATTGTTGGCAGAGAAAAAGAGATTGCTCGTGTCATTCAGATTTTGTCTCGCCGGACAAAGAATAATCCATGCTTAATTGGGGAACCTGGTGTAGGCAAGACAGCCGTTGCAGAAGGGCTTGCTCTGAGAATTGCTTCTGGAGATGTACCTGCAAGACTGCGGAAAAAAGAAATTCATCTGTTGGATTTGACTGCGCTGGTAGCAGGCACACAGTTTAGAGGCCAGTTTGAGAGCCGAATTAAAGGATTGATCGATGAGGTCAAGGCAGAAGGCAATATTATTCTCTTTATTGATGAGGTGCATAATCTCGTTGGTACAGGAGATGCCGAGGGCAGTATGAATGCTGCCAATATTTTAAAGCCTGCACTTTCTCGTGGAGAGATTCAGGTGATCGGTGCGACTACTTTTACAGAGTACCGTAAGCATATCGAAAAAGATACGGCTTTAGAGCGCCGTTTTCAGCCGGTAACGATTGCAGAGCCTTCTACGAAGGAAGCAACCGAAGTGCTCAAAGGCATTAAATCCTATTATGAGAACTTTCATCGTGTAAGAGTCAGCGACGACTTGTGCCGCAGAGCGGTTGTACTTTCGGAACGCTATATTACAGATCGTTTTCTGCCGGACAAGGCGATCGACCTTCTGGATGAAAGCTGTGCCTGCGCAGCACTGCGGAATAAGCCGATGGAGGAATACGATCGAACTTCGGAACGGTTGGATGATCTGCGCAAAGAAGAAGAGACACTGACTGCCGAAGGAGCAGAGCCAGATTATAAAAAGCTAGCCGAAGTCCGTACTGAGATTTCTAAATTAGAGCAAAAAGAAGTACAGTTGGCGCCGCTTGCTTTGGGAGCACCGGTAGAGGAAGCAGATCTTGCAAAAGTAATTGAGCTTTGGACTGGAATTCCTGCCAGCCGTATTCGTGAAAATGAGCTGAAAAAACTCGCACATCTTGATGACACTCTGAATCAGAAGGTGATTGGTCAAGAAGAAGCTGTTAAGGCGCTTTCTGATGCAATCTGCCGGAGCAGAGTTCAGCTGAGCCCTCGCCGCCGTCCGGCAAGTTTTATCTTTGTTGGACCAACAGGCGTTGGAAAGACCGAATTGGTCAAGGTTTTGTCACAGGAACTGTTTGATACACCGGAGACGCTCATTCGTCTTGATATGAGCGAATTTATGGAGAAGCACAGTGTTTCCCGCATTATTGGTTCTCCTCCGGGATATGTAGGCTATGATGAGGCCGGACAGGTTACAGAAAAGGTTCGTCGTCGTCCTTATAGTGTGCTCCTTTTTGATGAAATTGAAAAAGCGCACCCAGATGTGATGAACATTCTGCTGCAAATTCTCGATGAAGGACGTATCACAGATGCACACGGTCGTACGGTCAATTTTGAGAATACTGTGATCGTGATGACTAGTAATGCCGGCAGCAATTTGAAAGAAGGCAGTCTTGGCTTTGCTAGAAGCGATCAGGAGATTACCCGCGAACGT
This genomic window from Caproicibacterium sp. BJN0003 contains:
- a CDS encoding energy-coupling factor transporter transmembrane component T family protein, with translation MMRDITLGQYFPGKSPVHKLDPRIKIVLTIALIVYVFLARNFVSLGFLVATVFIVLLMSGVPLKLYFKSIKGVIFIVIFTSILNLFYGTGEPLITLFGFMTITWNGICNAIFISVRIISLILFSSVLTFTTSPTELTDALERILKPLKVFHVKVHEIAMMMTIALRFVPTLLEETDKIMSAQKARGADMESGGLMQRIKALIPVLIPLFVSSFRRAYDLAMAMECRCYHGGEGRTKMKVLHMGGRDVVACICAAFVLTAILFLNGIMPVQL
- the truA gene encoding tRNA pseudouridine(38-40) synthase TruA, which codes for MRNLLLRICFDGAKYHGWQIQENAITVQEVFQKALEDVLHETPELKGCSRTDSGVHANEFCISLKTERKIPAQRLPFALNHFLPEDVAVLSCEEVPKSFHARYSCKGKEYIYRIWTSPVRNPFLRGRALHYWYPLDEQKMQEAAEYFLGSHDFTSFCTLDQREMGDFVRTVTTAKIERKENFLTFTVAADGFLYHMVRIMVGTLLMVGEGKLSPESVERILKAKDRSAAGPTAPSQGLYLNRVFYDEKEVMG
- a CDS encoding DUF5711 family protein, with translation MKLFSSKQTKDDSESSSVDERALNAKDKELKAKERLPHVPKWAYRVIVILMITVVGLGIWMNRDNLSPQNIGDWVQTQFLGMGVGEGYPLNLNGDEVEAQNFCVSDGRLLLTGNTTILSLNSSAKQIFSRKHGFSNPVMLAKGQKVLVYNQGGKGYRIENQIKTLVSDNASQNIVTAALASNGAYALILEDSGYCGKLTAYTKDNKEAYNYWFSDAYPTAIALNEEGNRAVVTAVTVNNGVLQSSFYLLDFNSTDPVTPVGTYPNTVFTKVSYQNGSITAVGDTRTVVMSEKGKEIANYDYQGAKLVCAALDQNRAALCLSSFENASAVKLVTLSNQGTQESSIDVDSRVTAVSLYGDTMAALLDGQVCAYSVSRGTQTGSCDIKSDMRTIALSSEKQVYLLGVSEVSCATFQASTASSGVS
- a CDS encoding CvpA family protein, producing the protein MTVFDGIMLILFLLFAITGIRQGFLHSVSGLVSILLASLLAPSVGSMAMVWIGDQPAASPEDMMIHHMVVIGISFLVLLIIGSAVMRILTALVHLPGLKLLNRILGGVFGALQGGVLILLICALANFWIPEAEKQIPQFRSEMVTQSSVYQFVEEKNPFLLIYQNAMEWQKEMREKI
- a CDS encoding CDP-alcohol phosphatidyltransferase family protein: MTYHNKNLNIPNALTVLRMILIIPFVIFYVNKQYIPAVVVLIISGITDALDGFVARHFNQFTELGKMLDPLSDKLTQGSVALCLAIQYPILLPFFLVFIIKEVGMVIAALVLIKKRKKPCGSKWYGKIATILFYISFVTIVAMRIWNIDNMTLTVVLLSITAFFMIYALIRYFVIFLSILRSDDPENHLDINEVMDKQITSDRKD
- a CDS encoding ATP-dependent Clp protease ATP-binding subunit; this encodes MLCSRCHKRPAVVFVSQSADSNDTQGLCLVCAKELGIKQVDDLMNKMGITEEQMEAMENEWGALMNPEDTDGEDGDDSFTPGGAATFPNFLQNVFHAGSSGSQDDSSSNGNGARTGQKEKREKPKSKRKYLNAYCTDLNAKARANQIDAIVGREKEIARVIQILSRRTKNNPCLIGEPGVGKTAVAEGLALRIASGDVPARLRKKEIHLLDLTALVAGTQFRGQFESRIKGLIDEVKAEGNIILFIDEVHNLVGTGDAEGSMNAANILKPALSRGEIQVIGATTFTEYRKHIEKDTALERRFQPVTIAEPSTKEATEVLKGIKSYYENFHRVRVSDDLCRRAVVLSERYITDRFLPDKAIDLLDESCACAALRNKPMEEYDRTSERLDDLRKEEETLTAEGAEPDYKKLAEVRTEISKLEQKEVQLAPLALGAPVEEADLAKVIELWTGIPASRIRENELKKLAHLDDTLNQKVIGQEEAVKALSDAICRSRVQLSPRRRPASFIFVGPTGVGKTELVKVLSQELFDTPETLIRLDMSEFMEKHSVSRIIGSPPGYVGYDEAGQVTEKVRRRPYSVLLFDEIEKAHPDVMNILLQILDEGRITDAHGRTVNFENTVIVMTSNAGSNLKEGSLGFARSDQEITRERAMKGLSEFLRPEFLSRVDEIIVFRQLSVDDFQKIAALMLNEYVGTLKERGTIFTYDEKATRWLAEHAHGKKSGARDLRNLIRKEVEDRLAAAIIDSGDMTLSGVALTTDDNGIKLNILK